The Streptomyces sp. NBC_01775 genome includes a region encoding these proteins:
- the tsaD gene encoding tRNA (adenosine(37)-N6)-threonylcarbamoyltransferase complex transferase subunit TsaD: protein MADEPLVLGIETSCDETGVGIVRGHTLLADAIASSVDTHARFGGVVPEIASRAHLEAMVPTIQRALKDAGVAASDLDGIAVTAGPGLAGALLVGVSAAKAYAYALGKPLYGVNHLASHICVDQLEHGALPEPTMALLVSGGHSSLLLAPDITSDVRPLGSTIDDAAGEAFDKVARVLHLGFPGGPVIDKYAKEGDPAAIAFPRGLTGPRDAPYDFSFSGLKTAVARWIEAKRNAGEEVPVADVSASFQEAVTDVLTRKAIRACKDEGVDHLMIGGGVAANSRLRAMAEERCADAGITLRVPRPKLCTDNGAMVAALGAEMVARGRAASDWDLPADSSLPVTEPHVPGTGGGDADSHGHDHAPAHGHTHDHDHVHELSRKNLYA, encoded by the coding sequence ATGGCTGACGAACCGCTCGTTCTCGGCATCGAGACTTCCTGCGACGAGACCGGCGTCGGCATCGTCCGCGGCCACACCCTGCTGGCCGACGCGATCGCCTCCAGCGTGGACACCCACGCGCGCTTCGGCGGTGTCGTGCCCGAGATCGCCAGCCGGGCCCACCTGGAGGCCATGGTCCCGACGATCCAGCGCGCCCTGAAGGACGCCGGAGTCGCCGCCTCCGACCTCGACGGCATCGCCGTCACGGCCGGGCCCGGTCTCGCGGGCGCGCTGCTGGTGGGCGTATCGGCGGCCAAGGCGTACGCCTACGCGCTGGGCAAGCCGCTCTACGGCGTCAACCACCTCGCCTCGCACATCTGCGTGGACCAGCTCGAACACGGCGCACTGCCCGAGCCGACGATGGCGCTCCTCGTCAGCGGCGGGCACTCCTCACTGCTGCTCGCCCCCGACATCACCTCGGACGTACGGCCGCTCGGCTCGACCATCGACGACGCGGCGGGTGAGGCGTTCGACAAGGTTGCCCGGGTGCTCCACCTCGGCTTCCCCGGCGGGCCGGTGATCGACAAGTACGCGAAGGAGGGCGACCCGGCCGCCATCGCCTTCCCGCGCGGGCTGACCGGCCCCCGCGACGCGCCGTACGACTTCTCCTTCTCCGGGCTCAAGACGGCCGTGGCCCGCTGGATCGAGGCGAAGCGGAACGCGGGCGAGGAGGTGCCCGTCGCGGATGTCTCCGCCTCCTTCCAGGAGGCTGTGACGGACGTGCTGACCCGCAAGGCGATCCGGGCCTGCAAGGACGAGGGCGTCGACCACCTGATGATCGGCGGCGGCGTCGCCGCGAACTCGCGGCTGCGCGCCATGGCCGAGGAGCGGTGCGCCGACGCGGGCATCACGCTGCGGGTGCCCCGGCCGAAGCTGTGCACCGACAACGGCGCGATGGTCGCCGCGCTCGGCGCCGAGATGGTCGCCCGGGGACGCGCGGCCTCGGACTGGGACCTGCCGGCCGACTCCTCCCTGCCCGTGACGGAGCCGCATGTGCCCGGGACGGGCGGCGGCGACGCCGACTCCCATGGCCATGACCACGCTCCTGCCCACGGCCACACCCACGACCACGATCACGTGCACGAGCTGAGCAGAAAGAACCTCTACGCCTGA
- the rimI gene encoding ribosomal protein S18-alanine N-acetyltransferase has translation MRWWDIEPVLALEGELFPEDAWSEGMFWSELALARGRGATRRYLVAVDPEGDLVGYGGLAAVSGTGDIQTIGVLPAYRGTGLGSRLLRALLGAATDFECAEVLLEVRVDNLPAQRLYERFGFTPIGVRRGYYQPANVDALVMRLADPASASASVSGTAAQGSSTPASEAGASGPAAAGPPAVSLASPHPSTPQGTESHG, from the coding sequence ATGCGCTGGTGGGACATCGAGCCCGTGCTGGCGCTGGAGGGCGAGCTGTTCCCCGAGGACGCCTGGTCGGAGGGGATGTTCTGGTCGGAGCTGGCGCTCGCACGCGGCCGGGGGGCGACCCGCCGCTATCTGGTGGCCGTCGACCCCGAGGGTGACCTCGTGGGCTACGGGGGCCTCGCCGCGGTCAGCGGCACGGGCGACATACAGACCATCGGCGTCCTGCCCGCGTACCGCGGCACCGGCCTGGGCTCCCGCCTCCTGCGCGCTCTGCTGGGCGCCGCCACGGATTTCGAATGCGCGGAGGTCCTCCTGGAGGTCCGCGTCGACAATCTCCCGGCCCAGCGCCTCTACGAACGCTTCGGCTTCACCCCCATCGGCGTCCGCCGCGGCTACTACCAGCCCGCCAACGTGGACGCCCTGGTCATGCGCCTCGCCGACCCGGCGTCGGCGTCGGCGTCCGTCTCAGGGACGGCCGCGCAGGGTTCGTCCACACCCGCTTCAGAAGCGGGTGCTTCCGGGCCGGCCGCCGCCGGACCGCCCGCCGTCTCCCTCGCCTCACCACACCCCAGCACTCCCCAAGGAACAGAGAGCCATGGCTGA
- the tsaB gene encoding tRNA (adenosine(37)-N6)-threonylcarbamoyltransferase complex dimerization subunit type 1 TsaB — MLMLALDTATPAVTVALHDADGDRTLAAAHQVDARRHGELLLPSVDRVLNEAGRKLADVTDVVVGVGPGPYTGLRVGLATAEAFGAALGLRVHGVCTLDGIAYGSGLDEPFVVATDARRKEVYWARYADARTRVGEPAVDRPAELAGSGARIGVEIAGLPSVGAGAVLYEDVFRGVRHDLPADLSARALARLAAERLARGEELLPPHPLYLRRPDAQVPANYKVVTPR; from the coding sequence GTGTTGATGCTCGCGCTGGATACCGCCACACCCGCCGTCACCGTCGCCCTCCACGACGCCGACGGCGACCGTACGCTCGCCGCCGCCCACCAGGTCGACGCCCGCCGCCACGGGGAGCTGCTGCTGCCCTCGGTCGACCGGGTGCTGAATGAGGCCGGGCGGAAGCTGGCCGATGTCACGGACGTGGTCGTCGGCGTCGGGCCCGGCCCCTACACGGGCCTGCGGGTCGGCCTCGCGACCGCCGAGGCGTTCGGCGCCGCGCTCGGGCTGCGCGTGCACGGCGTGTGCACGCTGGACGGCATCGCGTACGGGTCGGGCCTGGACGAGCCCTTCGTCGTGGCCACCGACGCGCGCCGCAAGGAGGTCTACTGGGCGCGGTACGCCGACGCCCGCACCCGCGTCGGCGAGCCGGCCGTCGACCGCCCCGCCGAGCTGGCCGGGAGCGGGGCCAGGATCGGGGTCGAGATCGCCGGGCTGCCCTCCGTGGGGGCAGGCGCTGTGCTGTACGAGGACGTCTTCCGTGGGGTACGTCACGATCTGCCCGCCGACCTGTCGGCCCGGGCGCTCGCCCGGCTCGCGGCCGAGCGGCTGGCCCGCGGCGAGGAACTGCTGCCGCCCCACCCGCTGTACCTGCGCCGCCCCGACGCGCAGGTGCCGGCGAACTACAAGGTGGTCACGCCACGGTGA
- a CDS encoding LmeA family phospholipid-binding protein, with amino-acid sequence MPGPARGAASANPYDELASLAPSDAPEPTGAPTPNPYDALGADPAPEGSPHDNPYDEGPLGFSLRSDYDEPEYEDRMPYLRAVRRRRRSRFTMTVKLGIACLALLAFLGVGDRWAALYAEGKAAEKVQDSLHLHARPEVHIKGFPFLTQVAGDRLDHVEVTIPDVPAGRVSVAQVNGTVNDVKIVGDAPSSIQGAVLGRMKGDVLIAFDDLDRELGTSQVKFTDGGRSTVLADGKLPVAGTEVKVRARAHLQRTGDHAVGTTVEDMKLDVPRLFSYTPGTGKDEGLRLSRPLAERIQRDASKARALFGVRSIAHRFGLSDKRMQRVRHSESELHKVTGKPRFVDKVMRINMLDAVVAHPSLLKKIGIDPALVEGLKKIEEPKLADKLALNLKLPKMPGDVRLRGISVAKDGIRADLTGVNVPFGKGAKKEAAAAHG; translated from the coding sequence GTGCCCGGCCCCGCCCGGGGCGCCGCGTCGGCGAACCCCTACGACGAGCTGGCCTCGCTCGCGCCGTCCGACGCGCCCGAGCCCACCGGCGCCCCCACGCCGAACCCCTACGACGCGCTGGGCGCCGACCCGGCGCCCGAGGGCAGCCCGCACGACAACCCGTACGACGAGGGCCCGCTCGGCTTCAGCCTCCGCTCGGACTACGACGAGCCGGAGTACGAGGACCGGATGCCCTATCTGCGGGCCGTGCGCAGACGGCGCAGGTCCCGCTTCACGATGACCGTCAAGCTCGGCATCGCCTGCCTGGCGCTGCTGGCCTTCCTCGGCGTCGGCGACCGCTGGGCCGCGCTCTACGCCGAGGGCAAGGCCGCCGAGAAGGTGCAGGACTCGCTGCATCTGCACGCGCGCCCCGAGGTCCACATCAAGGGCTTCCCCTTCCTGACCCAGGTGGCCGGCGACCGGCTCGACCACGTCGAGGTGACGATTCCCGATGTGCCGGCGGGCCGCGTCTCGGTCGCGCAGGTCAACGGAACCGTGAACGATGTGAAGATCGTCGGCGACGCCCCGTCCTCGATCCAGGGCGCGGTGCTCGGCCGGATGAAGGGCGACGTGCTGATCGCCTTCGACGACCTCGACCGCGAGCTGGGCACCTCGCAGGTCAAGTTCACCGACGGTGGCCGCAGCACCGTGCTGGCCGACGGCAAGCTTCCCGTCGCCGGTACCGAGGTCAAGGTGCGGGCCCGCGCCCACCTCCAGCGAACGGGTGACCACGCCGTGGGCACCACCGTGGAGGACATGAAGCTCGACGTCCCCCGGCTCTTCAGCTACACCCCCGGCACCGGCAAGGACGAGGGCCTGCGGCTGTCCCGCCCGCTGGCCGAGCGCATCCAGCGCGACGCGTCCAAGGCCAGGGCGTTGTTCGGGGTGCGGTCCATCGCCCACCGCTTCGGGCTGTCGGACAAGCGGATGCAGCGCGTCCGGCACAGCGAGAGCGAGCTGCACAAGGTGACCGGGAAGCCGCGCTTCGTGGACAAGGTGATGCGCATCAACATGCTCGACGCCGTCGTCGCGCACCCCTCGCTGCTGAAGAAGATCGGTATCGACCCGGCGCTCGTCGAGGGCCTCAAGAAGATCGAGGAGCCGAAGCTCGCCGACAAGCTCGCGCTCAACCTCAAGCTGCCCAAGATGCCCGGTGACGTGCGGCTTCGTGGGATTTCCGTCGCAAAGGACGGCATCCGCGCCGACCTGACGGGCGTCAACGTGCCGTTCGGCAAGGGCGCCAAGAAGGAGGCAGCGGCGGCGCACGGCTGA
- the tsaE gene encoding tRNA (adenosine(37)-N6)-threonylcarbamoyltransferase complex ATPase subunit type 1 TsaE, with protein sequence MRELGGRLAGLLRAGDLVMLTGELGAGKTTLTRGLGEGLGVRGAVTSPTFVIARVHPSLTGGPALVHVDAYRLGGGLEEMEDLDLDVSLPESVVVVEWGEGKVEELTEDRLQVVIARSLGSADEAGGAPEGGAEGVRTVTVTGVGARWAEEDLTALR encoded by the coding sequence ATGCGCGAGCTGGGCGGCCGGCTCGCCGGGCTGCTGCGCGCCGGGGACCTCGTCATGCTCACGGGTGAACTGGGCGCGGGAAAGACGACGCTGACGCGCGGCCTCGGCGAGGGGCTGGGTGTGCGGGGCGCGGTGACTTCGCCCACGTTCGTCATCGCCCGCGTCCACCCGTCGCTGACCGGCGGCCCGGCGCTGGTCCACGTCGACGCCTACCGGCTGGGCGGCGGCCTGGAGGAGATGGAGGACCTCGACCTGGACGTCTCGCTGCCCGAGTCCGTGGTCGTCGTCGAGTGGGGCGAGGGCAAGGTCGAGGAGCTGACCGAGGACCGGCTCCAGGTCGTCATCGCCCGGTCGCTGGGCTCGGCGGACGAAGCGGGCGGCGCCCCTGAAGGGGGCGCGGAGGGCGTACGGACCGTGACCGTCACCGGCGTCGGCGCGCGCTGGGCGGAGGAGGACCTCACGGCGCTGCGCTGA
- a CDS encoding alpha/beta fold hydrolase: MGKLAEAVSGAEDALTSTGPAGGWTRKAGLAGAAIGVVAAGVALERLTVNRAVRRKARLALDASGPYGSLRGTPGTAYAEDGTALYFEVDEPADFAGEAAGSAAASGDGAGGPEVEPIHLNGADGADAGGAEGDGDGPLPEGYRGRLLRLLRRTPPAREDREAGEPPLTVVFSHGYCLSQDVWHFQRAALRGAVRAVYWDQRSHGRSGRAPAGEPVSIDLLGRDLKAVLDAAAPEGPVVLVGHSMGGMTVMALAEQYPEYVAGRVAGSAFLGTSAGGLAEVTYGLPAAGVRAVRRLVPGVLRALGTQSELVERGRRATADLFAGVIKRYSFGSVGEVDPGVARFAERLIESVPVDVVAEFYPAFAEHEKTGALAAFDGLPALVLAGDRDLMTPSEHSERIAGALPDAAFVILEATGHLAMLERPEVVNENVAALLARTIRTHGSTARPAPHSSSSRSSGSPSPGSSSSGGARGRQRHRYRSDR; encoded by the coding sequence ATGGGCAAGCTGGCCGAGGCGGTGAGCGGCGCCGAGGACGCGCTCACCTCCACGGGCCCGGCGGGCGGCTGGACGCGCAAGGCGGGCCTCGCCGGGGCGGCCATAGGCGTGGTCGCCGCGGGGGTCGCGCTGGAGAGACTCACCGTCAACCGCGCGGTGCGCCGTAAAGCGCGCCTCGCCCTGGACGCGTCCGGACCGTACGGCTCGCTGCGGGGCACCCCCGGCACGGCGTACGCGGAGGACGGCACCGCGCTGTACTTCGAGGTGGACGAGCCCGCCGACTTCGCCGGTGAGGCGGCCGGATCGGCGGCGGCCTCCGGGGACGGGGCGGGCGGCCCCGAGGTGGAGCCCATACACCTGAACGGCGCCGACGGCGCCGACGCCGGGGGCGCGGAGGGCGACGGGGACGGACCCCTCCCGGAGGGCTACCGCGGCCGGCTGCTGCGGCTGCTGCGCCGTACGCCGCCCGCGCGTGAGGACCGTGAGGCCGGGGAGCCGCCGCTGACGGTGGTCTTCTCGCACGGCTACTGCCTGAGCCAGGACGTGTGGCACTTCCAGCGGGCCGCGCTGCGCGGCGCGGTCCGCGCCGTCTACTGGGACCAGCGCAGCCACGGCCGCTCCGGCCGCGCACCCGCCGGGGAACCGGTCTCCATCGATCTGCTCGGCCGCGATCTGAAGGCCGTCCTCGACGCGGCGGCCCCCGAGGGGCCCGTGGTGCTGGTGGGGCACTCGATGGGCGGCATGACGGTGATGGCGCTGGCCGAGCAGTATCCGGAGTACGTCGCCGGGCGTGTGGCGGGTTCCGCCTTCCTCGGCACCAGTGCGGGCGGGCTCGCCGAGGTCACCTACGGGCTGCCGGCCGCCGGGGTGCGGGCCGTGCGCCGGCTGGTGCCGGGGGTGCTCAGGGCGCTGGGCACGCAGTCCGAACTGGTGGAGCGGGGGCGGCGCGCGACGGCGGACCTGTTCGCCGGGGTGATCAAGAGGTACTCCTTCGGCAGCGTCGGCGAGGTGGACCCAGGTGTGGCGCGGTTCGCCGAGCGGCTGATCGAGTCGGTGCCGGTCGACGTCGTCGCGGAGTTCTACCCGGCCTTCGCCGAGCACGAGAAGACCGGGGCCCTGGCCGCCTTCGACGGGCTGCCCGCGCTGGTGCTGGCCGGAGACCGGGACCTGATGACGCCGAGCGAGCACAGCGAGCGGATCGCGGGAGCGCTGCCGGACGCGGCGTTCGTGATTCTGGAGGCCACCGGACACCTGGCGATGCTGGAGCGTCCCGAGGTGGTCAACGAGAACGTGGCCGCACTGCTGGCGCGTACCATCCGGACGCATGGAAGCACCGCACGGCCAGCACCCCACTCCTCATCCTCGCGATCTTCAGGCTCCCCGTCCCCAGGCTCCTCGTCTTCAGGAGGGGCGCGGGGACGTCAGCGTCACCGTTACCGTTCCGACCGGTGA
- the alr gene encoding alanine racemase, which yields MSDQQQTAGAQRARVEIDLGAVRANVRTLRERAPRAELMAVMKSDGYGHGAIPCARAARQAGAGWLGTATPEEALALRAAGDQGRIMCWLWTPGSPWREAIEQDIDVSASARWALGEIVAAARVAGRPARVHLKADTGLGRSGCPPADWPDLVAAARAAEAEGALKVTGIWSHFACADEPGHPANAAQLEVFHEALATAERAGLDPEVRHHANSPATLTLPESHFDLVRTGVSVYGLSPSPEVGTADGLGLRPAMTLSASLALVKRVPGGHGVGYGHQYRTPGETTLALVPLGYGDGIPRHASGAGPVLVAGKWHTVAGRVAMDQFTVDLGGDQVTEGERAVLFGPGDQGEPTAEDWARATGTISYEIVTRISHRVPRVYVNE from the coding sequence GTGAGCGACCAGCAGCAGACGGCCGGTGCCCAGCGCGCCCGCGTCGAGATCGACCTCGGCGCGGTGCGCGCCAATGTCCGCACGCTCCGTGAACGCGCCCCGCGCGCCGAGCTGATGGCCGTGATGAAGTCCGACGGCTACGGACACGGCGCGATCCCCTGCGCCCGCGCCGCGCGCCAGGCGGGCGCCGGGTGGCTGGGCACCGCCACCCCCGAGGAGGCGCTCGCGCTGCGCGCCGCCGGGGACCAGGGCCGGATCATGTGCTGGCTGTGGACGCCGGGCAGCCCCTGGCGGGAGGCGATCGAGCAGGACATCGACGTCTCGGCGAGCGCGCGCTGGGCCCTGGGGGAGATCGTGGCCGCCGCGCGCGTGGCGGGGCGCCCCGCGCGCGTGCACCTGAAGGCCGACACCGGGCTGGGCCGCAGCGGCTGCCCGCCCGCCGACTGGCCGGATCTGGTGGCTGCCGCGCGTGCCGCCGAGGCGGAGGGCGCGCTCAAGGTCACCGGGATCTGGTCGCACTTCGCCTGCGCCGACGAGCCGGGGCACCCCGCCAACGCCGCGCAGCTGGAGGTTTTCCACGAGGCCCTGGCCACGGCCGAGCGCGCCGGGCTCGACCCCGAGGTGCGCCACCACGCGAACTCACCCGCGACGCTCACCCTGCCCGAGTCGCACTTCGACCTCGTCCGCACCGGCGTCTCGGTCTACGGGCTCTCCCCGTCCCCCGAGGTCGGCACGGCCGACGGGCTGGGGCTGCGGCCCGCGATGACGCTCAGCGCCTCGCTCGCCCTGGTCAAGCGGGTGCCCGGCGGCCACGGCGTCGGCTACGGGCACCAGTACCGCACGCCCGGCGAGACGACCCTGGCCCTGGTGCCGCTCGGCTACGGCGACGGCATCCCCCGGCACGCCTCGGGGGCGGGTCCCGTGCTGGTGGCCGGGAAATGGCACACGGTGGCGGGCCGGGTGGCGATGGACCAGTTCACGGTCGACCTGGGCGGTGACCAGGTGACCGAGGGCGAGCGGGCCGTGCTCTTCGGCCCCGGCGACCAGGGCGAGCCCACCGCCGAGGACTGGGCGCGCGCCACGGGCACCATCTCGTACGAGATCGTCACCCGGATCAGCCACCGGGTTCCCCGGGTATATGTGAACGAGTGA
- a CDS encoding DinB family protein: MSDQSASDAAPGQATPQHFAALWADDDREPLPLVGSEREILTRSLDWYRDTLVLKCSGLTPQELSKRSVPPSGMSLHGLLRHLAGVERWWFRIQLGGEEAPMLYYSNEDPEQDFDRLDGDPAEVLAVWRRECERSREIVAAMDLDATGVHKRTGDPVSVRRVLVWMIAEYARHGGHADLLRERIDGATGH, encoded by the coding sequence ATGAGCGATCAAAGCGCCTCGGACGCCGCGCCGGGGCAGGCCACGCCGCAGCACTTCGCCGCCTTGTGGGCGGACGACGACCGGGAGCCGCTTCCGCTGGTGGGGAGCGAGCGGGAGATACTGACCCGCTCGCTGGACTGGTACCGCGACACGCTGGTGCTCAAGTGCTCGGGCCTCACGCCCCAGGAGCTGTCGAAGCGCTCCGTGCCACCCTCGGGGATGAGCCTGCACGGGCTGCTGCGGCATCTGGCGGGCGTGGAGCGCTGGTGGTTCCGCATCCAACTGGGCGGCGAAGAGGCGCCGATGCTCTATTACTCGAACGAGGATCCGGAGCAGGATTTCGACCGGCTGGACGGCGACCCGGCGGAGGTGCTGGCCGTATGGCGGCGGGAGTGCGAGCGCTCCCGCGAGATCGTCGCCGCCATGGACCTGGACGCCACCGGGGTGCACAAGCGCACCGGCGATCCCGTCTCGGTACGGCGGGTGCTCGTCTGGATGATCGCCGAGTACGCCCGGCACGGCGGACACGCCGACCTGCTGCGCGAGCGCATCGACGGGGCCACCGGCCACTGA